A window from Citrus sinensis cultivar Valencia sweet orange chromosome 5, DVS_A1.0, whole genome shotgun sequence encodes these proteins:
- the LOC102612858 gene encoding pollen-specific leucine-rich repeat extensin-like protein 3 — translation MQVVGCLVLFFLICSSFSSFSFALSDAEAAFLVRRQLLTLPQDGKLPDTIENEYDLKNKYFSNDRLKKAYVALQAFKKAIYSDPFNTTGNWVGTDVCSYYGVFCAPAPDNSNITVVAGIDLNGNDIAGYFPAELGWLSDLALFHVNSNRFCGIIPESLSNWKLIYEFDVSNNRLVGSFPNVCLSWTSLRYLDLRYNNFEGEVPRELFKMKLDAIFLNNNRFSSWIPETIGESTVSVVTFAHNNFSGCVPRSIGNMPNVNEIILSNNDLMGCLPSEIGWLKKLTVFDASSNSFYGSVPQSFSSLESIHRLVLSYNQLTGYVSEQICKLPNINNFTFSYNYFQGLGNECIPGSKEGGVFDDTSNCLAQRPSQKWATTCSPVVSNPVDCSKDVCLGGGSPPSAPSTPPKPSTPTPTPAPEQRTPTPAPPTPSPPPPPTPKPLTPVPTPLPPVNSPNPPPRNWRVRSHTPPQPWRPSAPAPEPSKPLLPPVQYPPSSVQSTPPPSPLPQSPPPPPSVKYPPPVQSPPPPTPVQSPPPPVHSPPPPVRSPPSPSPPPPPSVQYPPPVQSPPPPANSPPPPIQSPAPISPPPVQSPPPPTPMQSPPPPVRSTTPPSPPPPPSVQYPPPVQSPPPPTPVQSPPPPANSPPPPIQSPAPISPPPVQSPPPPTPMQSPPPPVRSTTPPSPPPPPSVQYPPPVQSPPPPTPVQSPPPPPPPVNSPPPPIQSPSPISPPPVQSTPPPTPVQSPPPPVHSPPPPVRSPPPPVNSPPPPISSPPPIVNSPPPSVQSPPPVSSSPPPVSSPPPLTVSPPPTLILSPPPSNSPPPKDFILPPVGALYPSPPPPIFQGY, via the exons ATGCAGGTCGTTGGCTGCTTGGTGCTTTTCTTCCTTATTTGTTCATCATTTTcgtcattttcttttgctttatccGATGCTGAAGCGGCTTTCCTTGTTCGCCGCCAGCTGCTAACATTACCTCAGGATGGAAAACTTCCGGATACCATTGAGAATGAGTATGACCTTaagaacaaatatttttccaaTGATAGGCTGAAGAAAGCATATGTTGCTCTCCAAGCATTCAAGAAGGCCATATATTCGGACCCGTTTAACACGACAGGGAATTGGGTTGGCACCGATGTGTGTTCTTATTATGGTGTTTTCTGTGCACCGGCGCCTGATAATTCTAACATTACTGTTGTGGCTGGCATTGATCTGAACGGTAACGACATTGCTGGGTATTTTCCGGCTGAGTTGGGGTGGTTGAGTGATCTAGCATTGTTCCATGTTAACTCTAACAGATTCTGTGGGATTATTCCTGAGAGCCTCTCTAACTGGAAACTTATCTATGAGTTTGATGTCAGCAACAACAGGCTTGTTGGCTCTTTCCCCAACGTCTGTTTATCCTGGACAAGTCTCAGATACCTTGATCTCAGGTACAACAATTTTGAGGGTGAGGTCCCACGAGAACTTTTCAAGATGAAACTCGATGCGATATTCCTGAACAACAACAGGTTCTCGTCCTGGATTCCTGAAACAATAGGGGAATCAACAGTTTCAGTCGTGACATTTGCTCATAACAATTTCAGTGGTTGCGTCCCACGATCTATTGGCAACATGCCAAACGTGAACGAAATTATATTATCAAACAATGATCTGATGGGGTGCTTGCCGTCGGAAATTGGATGGCTTAAAAAGTTGACAGTCTTTGATGCTAGCTCTAACTCGTTCTACGGAAGTGTGCCACAGAGCTTTTCAAGTTTGGAAAGTATTCATAGATTGGTTCTCTCATATAACCAGCTAACAGGATATGTGTCCGAGCAAATTTGCAAGTTgccaaacataaataatttcacattctcttataattattttcaaggaTTAGGCAATGAGTGCATTCCAGGTTCGAAAGAGGGTGGTGTATTCGATGACACAAGCAATTGTTTGGCACAGAGGCCAAGTCAAAAGTGGGCTACCACTTGCAGCCCCGTGGTGAGCAATCCTGTAGATTGTAGTAAGGATGTGTGTTTAGGAGGCGGCTCTCCACCTTCCGCACCTTCAACTCCTCCAAAGCCATCAACACCGACACCGACACCGGCACCCGAACAAAGGACACCTACACCAGCTCCCCCGACACCATCACCGCCACCACCTCCAACTCCTAAACCGTTGACACCTGTACCAACACCCCTACCGCCAGTTAATTCTCCTAATCCGCCACCAAGAAATTGGAGAGTTAGATCACATACTCCACCCCAACCATGGAGACCATCGGCACCAGCACCTGAACCATCAAAACCATTGCTTCCACCAGTTCAATATCCACCATCATCGGTTCAGTCCACCCCCCCACCTTCTCCTCTGCCACAATCTCCTCCACCACCTCCTTCAGTTAAATATCCACCACCAGTGCAATCTCCCCCACCTCCAACACCAGTGcaatctccaccaccaccTGTGCACTCTCCTCCTCCACCAGTAAGATCGCCACCCTCACCTTCACCTCCACCACCTCCTTCAGTTCAATATCCACCACCAGTGCAATCTCCCCCACCACCCGCGAACTCTCCTCCACCACCAATACAATCTCCAGCCCCAATTTCACCTCCACCAGTGCAGTCACCCCCGCCTCCAACACCAATGCAATCTCCTCCTCCACCAGTAAGATCTACAACCCCACCTTCACCTCCACCACCTCCTTCAGTTCAATATCCACCACCAGTGCAATCTCCCCCACCTCCAACACCAGTGcaatctccaccaccaccCGCGAACTCTCCTCCACCACCAATACAATCTCCAGCCCCAATTTCACCTCCACCAGTGCAGTCACCCCCGCCTCCAACACCAATGCAATCTCCTCCACCACCAGTAAGATCTACAACCCCACCTTCACCTCCACCACCTCCTTCAGTTCAATATCCACCACCAGTGCAATCTCCCCCACCTCCAACACCAGTGCAATCTCCACCACCCCCACCACCACCCGTGAACTCCCCTCCACCACCAATACAATCTCCATCCCCAATTTCACCTCCACCAGTGCAATCAACCCCACCTCCAACACCAGTGcaatctccaccaccaccTGTACACTCTCCTCCACCACCAGTAAGATCTC CACCACCTCCTGTTAACTCCCCACCTCCGCCCATCTCTTCTCCACCACCAATTGTTAACTCTCCTCCCCCGTCAGTTCAGTCTCCTCCACCCGTTTCTTCTTCACCACCTCCTGTCAGCTCCCCACCACCACTAACCGTATCGCCACCACCAACACTGATTTTATCCCCTCCTCCTTCTAATAGTCCTCCACCCAAGGATTTCATCCTTCCACCCGTTGGCGCATTGTACCCATCACCACCTCCGCCAATCTTCCAAGGATACTAA
- the LOC102612556 gene encoding receptor kinase-like protein Xa21 isoform X2, with amino-acid sequence MLSLRNNSFRGPFPDSLYNLSKLETLEMRFNIVGGKIPTKIGNLSKLLHLNLGNNNLQGEIPDEIGNLQNLQNLLLFHNKLTGHIPSAIFNLSTVNLITLAANELSGHLPSTAGNSLQNMEILDLSENRLIGTIPNSITNASRLYALDLSFNYFSGHIPNTFGKLRHLARFTIMGNNLTIPGTSSSTEEDWSFLSSLTNCRDIKRVVLALNPFGGILPPLVGNFSSSLEQFFAYDCQLKGNIPEEIGNLHGLITLSLQNNELNGTIPTSLGRLEKLQSLSLHQNNLQGPIPYELCYLKGLNSLLFYENKLTGSIPPCLASLTSLRNLLLGSNNLTSIIPSSLWTLEGILQIDLSSNSLTGSLPSSMKSLKALILLDLSRNQLSGDIPTAIGGLQELLNLSLAGNLFQGHIPESFGNLTSLEILDLSSNNLSGEIPKSLEKLLYLKHLNVSHNILEGKIPENGPFRNFSAQSFMWNYALCGSPRLQVPPCKDDGTVRRSKKAIVTLFLKYVLPPIVSILLIMTVVVFMRRRNKAAMNSAHQEDFSPLATWRRVSYLEIQRATNGFDECNLLGKGSFGSVYKGILSDGAEVAIKIFNLQLKRAFRSFDSECEVLRSIRHRNLVKILSSCSNVDFKALVLEFMPNGSLEKWLYSHNYFLDIQERLNVMIDVGSALEYLHHGYSPSVVHCDLKPSNILLDENMVAHVSDFGISKLLGDGENFETRTMTMATVGYMAPEYGSEGIVSSKCDVYSYGVLLMETFTRKKPTDEIFAGEMSLKNWVKESLPHGLTNVVDENLLLEEPAFAAKMDCMLSIMYLALDCSMDSPDQRICMKDAVARLNKIRLKFLNDISEYN; translated from the exons TCCCTTCCCGGATTCTCTCTACAACTTATCAAAGCTGGAGACGTTGGAGATGAGGTTCAATATTGTTGGTGGGAAAATTCCCACCAAGATTGGAAATTTGAGTAAGCTCTTGCATCTAAATCTTGGTAATAACAACCTTCAAG GTGAAATTCCAGACGAGATTGGCAATCTACAAAATCTGcaaaatcttcttctttttcacaaCAAATTAACTGGTCATATTCCCTCCGCCATTTTCAACTTGTCAACCGTAAATCTTATTACCCTAGCTGCAAATGAACTCTCAGGCCACCTGCCATCAACTGCTGGAAACTCGCTTCAGAACATGGAGATTCTTGACTTGTCCGAAAATAGACTTATTGGAACAATTCCTAATTCCATCACCAATGCTTCTAGACTCTATGCCCTAGACTTGAGCTTCAACTATTTCTCTGGCCACATTCCAAACACATTTGGAAAATTGAGACACCTGGCGAGGTTTACCATTATGGGAAACAACTTGACCATCCCGGGAACGTCATCATCTACCGAAGAAGATTGGagttttctctcttctttgaCAAATTGCAGAGATATAAAACGAGTCGTTTTAGCACTTAATCCATTTGGTGGCATCCTTCCACCATTAGTTGGGAATTTCTCTTCATCTCTTGAGCAGTTCTTCGCATACGATTGCCAGCTCAAGGGCAACATTCCTGAAGAAATTGGTAATTTGCATGGCTTGATAACATTAAGCCTCCAAAACAATGAGTTGAATGGAACAATTCCAACAAGTTTAGGAAGACTGGAGAAGCTCCAAAGTCTAAGTCTTCATCAGAATAATTTGCAAGGACCCATTCCATATGAGCTTTGCTACTTAAAGGGGTTGAATTCATTgttgttttatgaaaataagcTCACTGGATCTATACCCCCATGCTTGGCAAGTTTGACATCTCTAAGAAATCTTCTCTTAGGCTCAAATAATCTCACCTCTATTATACCATCATCCTTGTGGACTCTCGAAGGCATCTTACAAATAGATTTGTCATCAAATTCATTAACTGGTTCTCTCCCTTCAAGTATGAAGAGCTTGAAGGCCTTGATACTTTTAGATTTATCAAGGAATCAATTATCGGGTGATATTCCAACAGCCATTGGTGGCCTTCAAGAGCTTCTTAATCTATCATTGGCTGGTAATCTATTTCAAGGTCACATCCCTGAGTCATTTGGCAATCTCACAAGCTTGGAAATCTTAGATCTCTCTAGTAACAATCTTTCTGGTGAGATTCCTAAGTCACTGGAGAAACTTTTATATCTCAAACATTTGAATGTGTCTCACAATATACTGGAAGGGAAAATTCCTGAAAATGGGCCTTTTAGAAACTTCTCGGCTCAATCGTTTATGTGGAATTATGCACTTTGTGGTTCACCAAGACTACAAGTCCCACCCTGCAAGGATGATGGCACCGTAAGACGATCCAAGAAAGCCATTGTTACACTTTTCCTCAAATATGTCTTACCTCCAATCGtgtccattttgttgataatgaCTGTTGTTGTCTTCATGAGACGTCGCAATAAGGCTGCAATGAATTCTGCTCATCAAGAAGATTTTTCACCTCTGGCAACGTGGAGAAGAGTTTCGTATCTAGAAATTCAACGAGCAACAAATGGATTTGATGAATGCAACCTGCTTGGTAAAGGTAGCTTTGGCTCAGTGTATAAAGGGATACTCTCGGATGGGGCTGAGGTTGCTATAAAGATTTTCAACTTACAGTTGAAGAGAGCATTTCGAAGTTTTGACTCTGAATGTGAAGTATTGAGAAGCATTCGCCACCGAAACCTTGTAAAGATTCTTAGTAGCTGCAGTAATGTTGATTTTAAGGCTCTGGTACTCGAGTTCATGCCCAATGGTAGTCTTGAGAAGTGGTTGTATTCTCACAACTATTTTCTAGATATCCAAGAGAGGTTGAATGTGATGATAGATGTGGGATCTGCTCTCGAATATCTCCATCACGGTTATTCCCCATCTGTGGTTCACTGTGATTTGAAGCCCAGTAATATTCTCTTGGATGAAAATATGGTGGCACATGTGAGTGATTTTGGCATTTCCAAACTCTTAGGTGATGGAGAAAATTTTGAGACACGAACCATGACAATGGCCACCGTTGGGTACATGGCACCAG AATACGGATCAGAGGGAATTGTTTCATCCAAATGCGATGTCTATAGTTATGGCGTTTTGTTGATGGAAACTTTCACAAGAAAAAAGCCCACAGATGAAATTTTTGCTGGAGAAATGAGTTTAAAGAACTGGGTGAAGGAGTCATTGCCTCATGGATTGACAAACGTTGTGGATGAAAATTTGCTGCTAGAAGAGCCAGCTTTTGCAGCCAAAATGGATTGTATGCTGAGCATCATGTATTTGGCTTTGGATTGTAGCATGGATTCACCCGACCAAAGGATATGCATGAAAGATGCCGTAGCCAGGCTCAACAAGATTAGACTGAAATTTCTAAATGATATTAGTGAgtataactaa